A single window of Nicotiana sylvestris chromosome 5, ASM39365v2, whole genome shotgun sequence DNA harbors:
- the LOC138868313 gene encoding uncharacterized protein produces the protein MWALRKLNLEWDVATNLHVEKLNELDEFRFHAYYSSFLYKDKMKYLHDKYARGKEFKVGDLVLLFNSRLCLFREKLKSKCSGPFEVVLVTSFGALDLKNKNGEIFRVNGHRGCFDEVQDKIGKMLHSLKFGPLLRWAHHRGGLVLSFSSSSVFS, from the exons atgtgggctttgaggaagttaaatcttgaatgggatgtggcaacaAATCTTCATGTGGagaagcttaatgaacttgatgaattccgatttcaTGCCTACTACAGTTCGttcttgtataaggacaagatgaagtaccttcatgacaagtatgctcgcggcaaggagttcaaagtgggtgatttagttctcttgttcaattctcggttatgtctgTTTCGGgaaaagcttaagtcgaaatgtagtggaccttttgaagtggtgctgGTGACTtcatttggtgcacttgacttgaaaaacaaaaatggagagatcttcagagttaatgggcacaga GGATGTTTTGATGAAGTGCAAGACAAAATTGGAAAAATgttgcactctctgaagtttggaccGTTGCTGCGATGGGCTCACCACAGAGGCG GTTtagttctctctttttcttcttcatctgTTTTCTCTTAA
- the LOC104247762 gene encoding zinc-finger homeodomain protein 2-like isoform X1, translating into MEFETQEDQKEIRASPNYNSVLEISNSTNEPKMPSNSDELILDAPLQMRKPKYKECLKNHAVGIGGHAVDGCGEFMPAGEDGSLDALKCAACNCHRNFHRKETQIHHPPYYRTPPCGYFQHVMPPQRPLALPSTSGGGGGGGYREDQEEMCNPNNSGTKKRFRTRFNQEQKEKMLELAENLGWRIQRQDEGVVQQLCNEIGIKRHVFKVWMHNNKLTLGKKTLIQSISPSLFPAQERS; encoded by the exons ATGGAGTTCGAAACTCAAGAAGATCAGAAAGAAATTAGAGCATCACCAAATTACAACTCAGTACTCGAAATCTCCAACTCAACAAATGAGCCCAAAATGCCGAGTAATTCCGACGAATTAATACTCGACGCGCCGCTGCAAATGAGGAAACCCAAGTACAAAGAGTGTCTCAAGAACCACGCCGTCGGTATCGGCGGCCACGCCGTAGACGGCTGTGGCGAGTTCATGCCTGCCGGAGAAGATGGTTCTCTTGACGCTCTCAAATGCGCCGCCTGCAACTGCCACCGTAATTTCCACCGGAAAGAGACTCAAATCCACCACCCACCCTACTATAGAACCCCACCGTGTGGGTACTTTCAACATGTCATGCCACCGCAGAGACCTTTAGCCCTGCCGTCAACTTCTGGAGGTGGTGGTG GTGGTGGATATAGGGAGGATCAAGAAGAAATGTGTAACCCTAACAACAGTGGGACAAAGAAGAGATTTAGGACAAGATTCAACCAAGAACAGAAGGAGAAAATGCTGGAACTGGCTGAGAACTTAGGGTGGCGAATTCAGAGACAAGATGAAGGAGTTGTGCAGCAGTTGTGTAATGAGATTGGTATCAAAAGGCATGTTTTCAAAGTTTGGATGCATAATAACAAACTTACACTTGGTAAGAAAACCCTAATACAAAGTATAAGCCCTTCATTATTCCCAGCACAAGAAAGAagctga
- the LOC104247762 gene encoding zinc-finger homeodomain protein 2-like isoform X2 encodes MEFETQEDQKEIRASPNYNSVLEISNSTNEPKMPSNSDELILDAPLQMRKPKYKECLKNHAVGIGGHAVDGCGEFMPAGEDGSLDALKCAACNCHRNFHRKETQIHHPPYYRTPPCGYFQHVMPPQRPLALPSTSGGGGYREDQEEMCNPNNSGTKKRFRTRFNQEQKEKMLELAENLGWRIQRQDEGVVQQLCNEIGIKRHVFKVWMHNNKLTLGKKTLIQSISPSLFPAQERS; translated from the exons ATGGAGTTCGAAACTCAAGAAGATCAGAAAGAAATTAGAGCATCACCAAATTACAACTCAGTACTCGAAATCTCCAACTCAACAAATGAGCCCAAAATGCCGAGTAATTCCGACGAATTAATACTCGACGCGCCGCTGCAAATGAGGAAACCCAAGTACAAAGAGTGTCTCAAGAACCACGCCGTCGGTATCGGCGGCCACGCCGTAGACGGCTGTGGCGAGTTCATGCCTGCCGGAGAAGATGGTTCTCTTGACGCTCTCAAATGCGCCGCCTGCAACTGCCACCGTAATTTCCACCGGAAAGAGACTCAAATCCACCACCCACCCTACTATAGAACCCCACCGTGTGGGTACTTTCAACATGTCATGCCACCGCAGAGACCTTTAGCCCTGCCGTCAACTTCTGGAG GTGGTGGATATAGGGAGGATCAAGAAGAAATGTGTAACCCTAACAACAGTGGGACAAAGAAGAGATTTAGGACAAGATTCAACCAAGAACAGAAGGAGAAAATGCTGGAACTGGCTGAGAACTTAGGGTGGCGAATTCAGAGACAAGATGAAGGAGTTGTGCAGCAGTTGTGTAATGAGATTGGTATCAAAAGGCATGTTTTCAAAGTTTGGATGCATAATAACAAACTTACACTTGGTAAGAAAACCCTAATACAAAGTATAAGCCCTTCATTATTCCCAGCACAAGAAAGAagctga